The Methanoculleus marisnigri JR1 genome window below encodes:
- a CDS encoding TrkH family potassium uptake protein — translation MDRIEQFSIIAADIGSIFKYMSIATALPLVVAVIYGEWDMILPMVSVPVVLFILGMFLLQVPREDREAPLSAALMAVALIWLIIALVSALPFCLGLGVPYLDAVFEAMSGWTDTGLTMMRSVEEMPRTLLFWRSLMQWLGGIGIVAFTVAMASRTGLTQFRLYRSEGRSEALMPSVVATGFEMWKIYLALTAASIGLILLSGVPVWDAVNIALVAIATGGFSVHSAGIPFYNNPLLEVLIVPVMIAGALPFKLYYLLYRQKDTRFFGDQQARLLLMLIALGILVIAWDLVTLTATDLPTAVRQALFMATAAATSTGFQVASPNEWASVTVLFLAMLMVIGGASGSTAGGIKLSRVVLGFQSLVWWFRRMFVSGKVLVPFKYDGKVIPKNVADLEVSRNMLTIMLYFLIIFVATILVMHLQPTSFDSSNVIFEVVTAMCNNGISTGFVSPDMEAPAKGLFILIMWIGRLEVIPVIMLVMGLFKRSD, via the coding sequence GTCCCTGTCGTCCTCTTTATCCTCGGGATGTTTCTTCTCCAGGTACCCCGCGAGGATCGCGAGGCCCCCCTATCCGCCGCCCTCATGGCGGTCGCCCTGATCTGGCTGATCATCGCGCTGGTGAGCGCACTCCCGTTCTGCCTCGGACTCGGCGTCCCATACCTCGATGCCGTCTTCGAGGCGATGTCCGGGTGGACGGACACCGGCCTGACAATGATGCGGTCGGTCGAAGAGATGCCCCGGACGCTCCTTTTCTGGCGGTCGCTGATGCAGTGGCTCGGCGGCATCGGGATCGTCGCCTTCACCGTCGCGATGGCCTCGAGAACCGGGCTGACCCAGTTCCGCCTCTACCGGTCGGAAGGTCGCTCGGAAGCGCTGATGCCGAGCGTCGTCGCGACGGGGTTTGAGATGTGGAAGATCTACCTGGCGCTGACCGCCGCTTCGATCGGCCTCATCCTGCTCTCGGGAGTGCCGGTCTGGGACGCGGTGAACATCGCCCTCGTCGCCATCGCCACCGGCGGGTTCTCCGTCCACTCGGCGGGGATCCCGTTCTACAACAACCCGCTGCTCGAAGTCCTCATCGTCCCGGTCATGATCGCCGGCGCCCTCCCGTTCAAGCTCTACTACCTCCTCTATCGCCAGAAAGACACGAGGTTCTTCGGCGACCAGCAGGCACGTCTCCTTCTCATGCTCATCGCGCTCGGGATCCTCGTGATAGCGTGGGACCTCGTCACGCTCACCGCAACCGATCTCCCCACGGCCGTCCGCCAGGCGCTCTTCATGGCTACCGCGGCAGCCACCAGCACCGGGTTCCAGGTCGCTTCCCCGAACGAGTGGGCGAGCGTGACCGTTCTCTTCCTCGCGATGCTGATGGTGATCGGCGGAGCATCCGGGAGCACCGCCGGCGGTATCAAACTCTCCCGGGTAGTTCTCGGGTTCCAGAGCCTGGTCTGGTGGTTCCGGCGGATGTTCGTCTCCGGGAAGGTGCTCGTGCCATTCAAGTACGACGGCAAGGTGATCCCGAAGAACGTCGCCGACCTCGAGGTCTCGCGGAACATGCTGACGATCATGCTCTACTTTTTGATCATCTTCGTCGCCACGATACTGGTGATGCACCTGCAGCCGACGTCTTTTGATTCGAGCAACGTGATCTTCGAGGTCGTCACCGCGATGTGCAACAACGGCATATCGACGGGGTTCGTCTCGCCCGATATGGAGGCTCCGGCGAAGGGCCTCTTCATCCTGATCATGTGGATCGGGCGACTTGAGGTCATTCCGGTGATCATGCTCGTCATGGGTCTCTTCAAGCGGTCCGACTGA